A window from Lampris incognitus isolate fLamInc1 chromosome 5, fLamInc1.hap2, whole genome shotgun sequence encodes these proteins:
- the vasna gene encoding vasorin a, producing the protein MPPFLPLLIFLLFSSGVVLSGGCPLDCICQGQGSIFCIQRHSTTVPRSLPVDTKQLYIFQNGIETLAQDDFTGLGELEMLDLSQNELIEVPDGVFETLSALKNLDLSSNYITHISKNSFSGLVQLERLYLHANRIQSIQPDAFEGLEMLLELKLQGNQLTSLPSLHLPNLLLLDLSYNKIPSLGPLDLQTPHLEALKVASLGLTSLDEDLMGSLGNLHDLDISMNQLVEVPQALKQGSLKGLIKLNLAANPLGELKQEDFQKLVGLQELDLSGLNLQGFPQGLFQVFPRLGQLTAAENPFNCLCPLAWFPVWLKDRDVSLGRPEETRCHFPPVNAGKMLAELEQKDFGCPPATTVLTGSPMESTLVPLLPTTYPEVTHTNAVPPFLPSEEPFSSQADIHPIPPQPPVSPSSMSKEQEVHICPPSICLNGGTCRFDLSGQLYCLCPPGTTGHYCENVEEVHEPAIPSATEVTVVTPVITAEPDAISSRQVTSTSILLDLHRFIETRPHIRGIRLTYRNLSGPDRRPMFLSVPASYPEYTLRGLRPNCTYSVCASPLGERVNSRGNSSVEMGSCTEARTAGVQATSSEPRVVTQSQLTYTLILAIAALALVVGVTVVAGAVICLRRRRRAKANMGLEMGPAELDPMEVEGIKTCLENGGNGTLPHKQPEIDRCHTPQPPPSSQQNGGLEYEVPLMQGHCPSNNNVAALKPSYF; encoded by the coding sequence ATGCCACCATTCCTCCCCCTCCTCATCTTCCTTCTTTTCTCATCTGGTGTGGTGCTATCTGGTGGCTGCCCATTAGACTGCATCTGCCAAGGCCAGGGCTCGATCTTCTGCATCCAGCGACACTCCACCACCGTGCCTCGCAGCTTGCCTGTTGACACCAAACAGCTCTACATCTTCCAGAATGGCATTGAAACTCTGGCCCAAGATGACTTCACTGGCTTGGGAGAGCTAGAGATGTTGGACCTGAGCCAGAATGAGCTAATTGAGGTTCCAGACGGTGTGTTTGAGACACTGTCAGCACTAAAGAACTTGGATCTTTCCTCCAACTACATCACCCACATTTCCAAAAACAGCTTTTCTGGGTTAGTCCAGCTTGAGAGGCTTTATCTCCATGCCAACCGCATCCAGAGCATACAGCCAGATGCCTTTGAAGGCTTAGAGATGTTGCTGGAGCTCAAGCTTCAAGGGAACCAGCTCACCTCCTTACCATCACTCCATCTCCCTAATCTCCTGCTCCTTGACCTCAGTTACAACAAAATCCCAAGCTTGGGACCATTGGACCTCCAGACCCCCCATCTTGAAGCCCTCAAAGTGGCTTCTTTGGGGCTCACCTCTTTGGATGAGGATCTGATGGGCTCCTTGGGGAACCTCCATGACCTTGATATCTCTATGAACCAGCTAGTGGAGGTGCCTCAGGCATTAAAGCAGGGATCCCTGAAGGGGCTTATCAAACTCAACCTGGCTGCCAACCCACTAGGTGAGCTGAAACAGGAAGATTTTCAAAAGCTAGTTGGGCTTCAAGAGTTAGACCTCAGTGGACTCAACCTTCAAGGATTCCCCCAGGGACTTTTCCAGGTGTTCCCTAGGTTGGGGCAGCTAACTGCAGCTGAAAACCCCTTCAACTGCTTATGCCCTCTTGCATGGTTCCCCGTCTGGTTGAAGGACAGGGACGTATCTCTAGGGAGGCCTGAGGAAACCAGATGCCACTTCCCCCCAGTCAATGCTGGGAAGATGCTTGCAGAGTTGGAGCAAAAAGACTTTGGCTGTCCACCTGCCACAACTGTACTAACTGGCTCTCCCATGGAGAGTACTCTTGTGCCCCTGCTGCCCACCACGTATCCAGAGGTTACCCACACTAATGCTGTCCCACCTTTCTTACCCAGTGAAGAGCCCTTCTCCTCACAAGCAGATATCCATCCCATTCCACCGCAACCTCCAGTCTCTCCTAGCTCCATGAGCAAGGAGCAAGAGGTACATATCTGCCCACCAAGTATCTGCCTTAATGGGGGCACCTGTCGTTTTGACCTCTCGGGGCAACTATACTGCCTGTGTCCTCCTGGAACCACCGGTCATTACTGTGAGAATGTGGAAGAAGTCCATGAGCCAGCAATTCCCTCAGCAACTGAGGTCACTGTAGTTACCCCGGTGATAACCGCTGAACCTGATGCCATTAGTTCGCGTCAAGTGACCTCCACCTCCATCCTCCTTGACCTGCACCGCTTCATTGAGACGAGGCCACATATACGAGGAATCAGGCTGACCTATCGTAACCTTTCAGGACCTGACCGCCGCCCCATGTTTCTCAGTGTACCGGCATCCTATCCAGAGTACACCCTGCGTGGTCTGAGACCCAATTGTACCTACTCAGTCTGCGCCAGTCCCCTGGGTGAGCGAGTCAATTCCCGGGGCAATAGCTCGGTGGAAATGGGTTCGTGTACAGAGGCTCGCACTGCAGGGGTCCAGGCCACATCCTCAGAGCCCAGGGTGGTGACCCAGAGTCAGCTGACATATACGCTCATCCTTGCCATAGCTGCCCTGGCCCTTGTTGTAGGGGTTACAGTGGTGGCTGGGGCAGTCATCTGTTTGCGGAGAAGGAGGCGGGCTAAGGCTAATATGGGGCTGGAAATGGGCCCAGCTGAACTTGATCCCATGGAGGTAGAAGGGATCAAAACGTGTCTGGAGAACGGGGGCAATGGGACTCTCCCTCACAAACAGCCTGAGATTGACCGGTGTCACACACCCCAGCCGCCCCCATCCTCACAACAAAACGGGGGTTTGGAATATGAGGTTCCCTTAATGCAAGGGCACTGTCCATCAAATAACAACGTAGCTGCCTTGAAACCCTCTTATTTCTga